The Primulina eburnea isolate SZY01 chromosome 13, ASM2296580v1, whole genome shotgun sequence genome includes a region encoding these proteins:
- the LOC140808597 gene encoding F-box/LRR-repeat protein At4g14103-like isoform X2, whose amino-acid sequence MGTQFLIDSNQSKKRRITYDENNGEDIISYLPECITCRILSLLPTKDALRTCVLSKDWEHKWTGIYNIDIDDDIRFVLKKTRKTSFINFVDRIFFLSRNSTLKRFRLRCRLEYKAHRMISWISAALMRNVEDLEIVYNDDDVVLPGRLFNCTSLTTMKLKWPCFFRVSAQNLFSSLKSLYLDRTKFLGECVPSTSKLVFDFPALETLELQNCKWLKVNLVEINAPVLSMFKAAAVQSNQRPLLPKFNMLKRLEVFTKCNSGALLELLHAMPFLESIVLKMWYWDDYDYDEVESLPCCIVSHLKEVRFSLFSKRLPDYRMAQFLWTNALRLKKIVGLHRETSEERQRKKMFGQVREESEEKEIENFWAKLKTVFKHKEHGIFVKR is encoded by the exons ATGGGTACACAATTTCTGATTGACAGCAATCAAAGTAAGAAACGAAGAATCACTTATGATGAAAACAATGGCGAGGACATCATCAGTTATTTGCCTGAATGTATTACTTGTCGAATTCTGTCCCTCCTGCCTACCAAAGATGCTCTACGAACTTGTGTTTTGTCCAAGGATTGGGAACACAAGTGGACTGGCATTTACAATATAGACATCGATGATGATATACGGTTCGTGCTGAAGAAAACTAGGAAGACGAGCTTTATTAATTTTGTGGACAGGATCTTCTTTCTTTCTCGGAATTCtaccttaaaaagatttcgtcttCGGTGTCGTCTTGAGTACAAAGCACATCGAATGATATCATGGATATCTGCTGCATTAATGAGAAACGTTGAGGATTTGGAAATAGTTTATAATGATGATGATGTTGTTTTACCCGGTCGCCTTTTTAATTGCACGTCATTGACTACAATGAAACTAAAATGGCCTTGTTTTTTCAGAGTTTCAGCGCAGAATTTGTTTTCCAGTCTTAAAAGTTTGTATCTTGACAGAACGAAATTTCTAGGTGAGTGTGTTCCCAGTACCAGCAAATTGGTGTTTGATTTTCCAGCGCTGGAAACGCTTGAACTACAAAACTGCAAATGGTTAAAAGTGAATCTTGTGGAAATCAATGCCCCAGTCTTGAGTATGTTCAAGGCG GCTGCCGTCCAATCTAATCAAAGGCCTCTGCTTCCTAAATTTAATATGCTGAAACGACTAGAAGTTTTTACAAAATGCAACAGTGGAGCACTTCTAGAGTTGCTTCATGCTATGCCATTTCTTGAATCGATCGTCTTAAAGATG TGGTACTGggatgattatgattatgatgaGGTGGAATCTTTGCCATGCTGTATTGTATCTCATCTTAAAGAAGTCCGGTTTAGCTTGTTCAGTAAGAGGTTACCAGATTATCGTATGGCACAATTTTTGTGGACAAATGCTTTACGGCTGAAGAAAATAGTGGGGTTGCACAGGGAGACTTCTGAAGAAAGGCAAAGGAAGAAAATGTTTGGGCAGGTCAGGGAGGAATCTGAAGAAAAGGAAATTGAGAATTTTTGGGCAAAattgaagactgtgtttaaacATAAAGAACATGGCATATTTGTCAAAAGATAA